The following coding sequences are from one Reyranella humidisoli window:
- a CDS encoding ABC transporter permease yields MLQFIVRRVLLMIPTLFVISALVYFIIDLPPGDCVTSQIEELLARGDPDAHARAAELRDLYGLNHPLWLRYFEWVGGIFYWDFGLSCQDTVPVADLISERMMLTIIMETCTIAFIWIVSFVIGVYAATHQYKWGDYVASFIGFIGLSIPNFLLALVLLYVGKVYFGLSIGGLMDPEYIDKPLSWGKVVSVMQHLIIPVIVIGMSGTAGMIRRLRANLLDELQKQYVVTGRAKGLPPMRLLVKYPLRHAINPFVADIGGLLPDVISGSVIVSVVLSLPTTGPMLLSALKTQDVNLAATFLLFVAVLTVIGMLISDLALAALDPRIRFGSSEK; encoded by the coding sequence ATGCTGCAGTTCATTGTCCGCCGCGTTCTTCTGATGATCCCGACGCTGTTCGTGATCAGCGCGCTCGTCTATTTCATCATCGACCTGCCTCCTGGCGACTGCGTGACCTCGCAGATCGAGGAGCTGCTGGCGCGCGGCGATCCCGATGCCCACGCCCGGGCCGCCGAGTTGCGCGATCTATACGGCCTCAATCATCCGCTCTGGCTGCGCTACTTCGAATGGGTGGGTGGAATCTTCTACTGGGATTTCGGTCTTTCCTGCCAGGATACGGTGCCGGTCGCCGACCTGATCAGCGAAAGGATGATGCTCACCATCATCATGGAAACCTGCACGATCGCCTTCATCTGGATCGTGTCCTTCGTGATCGGCGTCTATGCCGCGACGCATCAGTACAAATGGGGCGACTACGTCGCGTCGTTCATCGGCTTTATCGGCCTGTCGATCCCGAACTTCCTGCTGGCGCTGGTGCTGCTCTATGTCGGCAAGGTCTATTTCGGCCTGTCGATCGGCGGCCTGATGGACCCCGAGTACATCGACAAGCCCCTGAGCTGGGGCAAGGTCGTGTCGGTGATGCAGCACCTCATCATTCCGGTCATCGTGATCGGCATGTCGGGCACCGCCGGCATGATCCGCCGGCTCCGCGCCAACCTGCTCGACGAGCTGCAGAAGCAGTATGTCGTCACCGGCCGGGCCAAGGGCCTGCCGCCGATGAGGCTGCTGGTGAAGTATCCGCTGCGGCACGCGATCAATCCGTTCGTCGCCGACATCGGCGGCCTGCTGCCCGATGTCATCTCGGGCTCGGTCATCGTCTCGGTGGTTCTGTCGCTGCCGACCACGGGCCCGATGCTGCTGAGCGCGCTCAAGACACAGGACGTGAATCTCGCCGCCACCTTCCTGCTGTTCGTGGCCGTCCTCACCGTCATCGGCATGCTGATCTCGGACCTTGCGCTCGCCGCGCTCGATCCGCGCATCCGCTTCGGCAGTTCGGAAAAGTGA
- a CDS encoding ABC transporter permease, translating to MTDTTPTGTTPDPNRRAPHFVSQEPWDPYVADKLTAEQERYYMAGQWKLMWWRFRRHKPAVVSMAFLLLMYFSTLISEFIAPYDLHTRHSRYIFAAPQSVHLFHEGSFLGPFVYGLKMERDPATLQRIYSPDKTKPQPLRFFCLGESYEFWGLIEGSFHFVCPPKDGTFFLLGTDRLGRDMFSRIVYAARISLTIGIIGIALSFVLALVLGGLAGYYGGWIDSVVQRLTEIIKSFPHLPLWLALSAALPVTWSPLLVYFGITIILALLDWPGLGRAVRSKLLSLREEDYAAAAQMMGAKPARIIGRHLLPGFMSHLIASATLSIPSMILAETALSFLGLGLRPPITSWGVLLNEATDINVVAVNWWLMLPVVPVILVILAYQFMGDGMRDAADPYA from the coding sequence ATGACCGACACGACACCCACCGGCACCACACCCGATCCCAACCGCCGCGCGCCGCACTTCGTCTCGCAGGAGCCGTGGGACCCCTACGTCGCCGACAAGCTGACCGCCGAACAGGAACGCTACTATATGGCGGGCCAGTGGAAGCTCATGTGGTGGCGCTTCCGCCGCCACAAGCCGGCCGTCGTCTCGATGGCCTTCCTGCTGCTGATGTATTTCTCGACGCTTATCAGCGAGTTCATCGCGCCCTACGATTTGCACACGCGGCACTCGCGCTACATCTTCGCGGCCCCCCAGTCGGTCCATCTCTTCCACGAGGGCTCGTTCCTCGGGCCGTTCGTCTATGGCCTCAAGATGGAACGCGATCCGGCGACGCTGCAGCGCATCTATTCGCCCGACAAGACCAAGCCGCAGCCGCTGCGCTTCTTCTGCCTGGGCGAGAGCTACGAGTTCTGGGGCCTGATCGAGGGAAGCTTCCATTTCGTCTGCCCGCCCAAGGATGGCACCTTCTTCCTGCTGGGGACCGATCGATTGGGACGCGACATGTTCAGTCGCATCGTCTATGCCGCGCGAATATCCCTCACCATTGGCATCATCGGCATCGCGCTGTCGTTCGTGCTCGCCTTGGTGCTGGGTGGGCTCGCGGGCTATTACGGCGGCTGGATCGACAGCGTGGTCCAGCGACTGACCGAGATCATCAAGAGCTTCCCGCATTTGCCCTTGTGGCTCGCATTGTCCGCCGCGCTCCCCGTCACCTGGTCGCCGCTGCTGGTCTATTTCGGCATCACCATCATCCTGGCGCTGCTCGACTGGCCGGGCCTCGGGCGCGCCGTCCGCTCCAAGCTCCTGTCGCTGCGCGAGGAGGATTATGCGGCGGCCGCCCAGATGATGGGCGCCAAGCCTGCCCGCATCATCGGCCGTCACCTGCTGCCGGGCTTCATGAGCCATCTGATCGCCTCGGCCACGCTGTCGATTCCGTCGATGATCCTGGCCGAAACGGCGCTGTCGTTCCTCGGCCTGGGGCTGCGGCCGCCGATCACCTCGTGGGGCGTGCTGCTGAACGAGGCGACGGACATCAACGTCGTCGCCGTGAACTGGTGGCTGATGTTGCCGGTCGTGCCGGTCATTCTCGTGATTCTCGCCTACCAGTTCATGGGTGACGGAATGAGAGACGCTGCGGACCCCTACGCCTAA